A DNA window from Rhizobium jaguaris contains the following coding sequences:
- a CDS encoding NIPSNAP family protein — protein sequence MITCFIRYEIDPFKRDAFVEYARAWGQVIPRNGADLVGYFAPHEGSATTAYGVYNIESLAAYEAYRARLAADPLGKANYDFSCRERFIIREDRIFLKNVSLPHGPKVTL from the coding sequence ATGATCACCTGTTTCATCCGCTACGAGATCGATCCCTTCAAGAGGGACGCCTTTGTCGAATACGCCAGGGCATGGGGGCAGGTTATCCCACGCAACGGTGCGGATCTCGTCGGCTATTTCGCTCCACACGAGGGCTCCGCGACGACTGCTTACGGCGTCTACAACATCGAAAGCCTGGCTGCTTACGAAGCCTATCGTGCTCGTCTCGCAGCCGACCCGCTCGGTAAGGCGAACTACGATTTTTCCTGCCGCGAACGTTTCATAATCAGGGAAGATCGCATCTTCCTGAAAAACGTGTCGCTGCCGCATGGTCCGAAGGTGACGTTATGA